One part of the bacterium genome encodes these proteins:
- a CDS encoding NAD(P)H-dependent oxidoreductase, producing MGKVLIIYHSRTGNTEEMAKSVAEGVKEEGVDVVLKPVEKTDCDDLLDADGIIVGSPTYFGLPSAEIKKLFDDSVKFYGSLEGKVGGAFTSSAHIGGGNETTIMGIIQMMLIHGMIVQGTTKSDHYGPVSIGKPNDKVKKDCKELGKRVAKLVKKIKGE from the coding sequence ATGGGAAAAGTTTTAATTATTTATCATTCAAGAACAGGTAATACAGAAGAAATGGCTAAAAGTGTTGCAGAAGGAGTTAAAGAAGAAGGAGTTGATGTTGTATTAAAACCAGTTGAAAAAACTGACTGTGATGATTTACTTGATGCAGATGGAATAATAGTTGGTTCACCTACATATTTTGGACTTCCTTCTGCTGAAATAAAAAAACTTTTTGATGATTCTGTTAAATTTTATGGTTCTCTTGAAGGAAAAGTAGGAGGGGCTTTCACATCTTCTGCTCATATTGGTGGAGGAAATGAAACAACAATTATGGGCATAATACAGATGATGCTTATTCATGGTATGATTGTTCAGGGAACTACAAAATCAGACCATTATGGGCCTGTTTCTATTGGAAAACCAAATGATAAAGTTAAAAAGGATTGTAAGGAACTAGGGAAAAGAGTGGCAAAACTTGTAAAGAAAATCAAAGGAGAATAA
- a CDS encoding DUF1559 domain-containing protein: protein MKKGFSLIETLILIFIGISVLILIVGVISNSREFARTMGCVNNMKNIAQAIEGYQVDWKETPVTLSSLMPAYIQNPNVFHCPSDREKGDSYSKFYVGRFFAEEDSNKVFLVCPRHFGGRRTVAGYLSYAVEIGKTKSVKWSGIDVEFGKTYIGGNLKFEDGTEVNEISGEIGVLGSFTNPENKIYSIIYVPEGDVPEGEKTSYKVEHKGDSRFEVITPAVIAGVEGTKFNVVNSYYYNNGIPIDNTIISVFEGVVKVKERNQGRTETVNTGEEVLIETKTYGTKQKGVPRRPPKSVPHVIKRFVK from the coding sequence ATGAAAAAAGGATTTAGTTTAATTGAAACATTAATTTTAATTTTTATTGGTATAAGTGTTTTGATTTTAATAGTTGGTGTAATTTCAAATTCAAGAGAATTTGCAAGAACTATGGGATGTGTGAATAATATGAAAAATATCGCTCAGGCAATTGAGGGTTATCAGGTTGACTGGAAAGAAACACCTGTTACTTTAAGTTCTTTAATGCCTGCTTATATTCAGAATCCCAATGTATTTCATTGTCCAAGTGATAGAGAAAAAGGCGATAGTTATTCAAAATTTTATGTTGGAAGGTTTTTTGCAGAAGAGGACTCAAATAAAGTTTTTCTTGTTTGTCCAAGACATTTCGGTGGAAGAAGAACAGTTGCTGGATATCTTTCATATGCTGTTGAAATTGGGAAAACTAAAAGTGTCAAATGGTCTGGTATTGATGTTGAATTCGGGAAAACTTATATTGGTGGAAATTTAAAATTTGAAGATGGGACAGAAGTAAATGAAATAAGTGGAGAGATTGGAGTTCTTGGCTCTTTTACAAATCCAGAGAATAAAATTTATAGTATAATTTATGTTCCTGAAGGAGATGTTCCTGAAGGAGAAAAAACTTCATATAAAGTTGAGCATAAAGGAGATTCAAGATTTGAGGTTATTACTCCTGCTGTAATTGCAGGTGTTGAAGGTACAAAATTTAATGTTGTTAATTCATACTATTATAATAATGGAATACCCATAGATAATACCATAATTTCTGTTTTTGAAGGTGTTGTAAAAGTCAAAGAAAGAAATCAGGGAAGAACAGAAACAGTAAATACAGGAGAAGAAGTTTTAATTGAAACAAAAACTTATGGAACAAAACAGAAAGGAGTGCCAAGAAGACCACCAAAATCAGTGCCCCATGTAATTAAAAGGTTTGTTAAGTAA